In one Grus americana isolate bGruAme1 chromosome 1, bGruAme1.mat, whole genome shotgun sequence genomic region, the following are encoded:
- the NTS gene encoding neurotensin/neuromedin N has product MRAQLVCVVLLALASCSLCSDSEEEMKALEADLLTNMYTSKINRAKLPYWKMTLLNVCNLVNNINNQVGETIEVDEEDLVSGRQFPAALDGFSLEAMLTVYQLQKVCHSRAFQHWELLQQDAFDLENSSQDKEIMKRKNPYILKRQLHVNKARRPYILKRSSYY; this is encoded by the exons ATGAGAGCCCAGCTGGTGTGCGTGGTGCTGCTGGCCCTGGcctcctgcagcctctgctcag AttcagaagaggaaatgaaagcCTTAGAAGCAGATTTATTGACCAATATGTACACATCAaag attaaCAGAGCAAAACTTCCTTACTGGAAAATGACCCTGCTAAATGTCTGCAATCTTGTCAACAACATAAACAACCAAGTGGGAGAAACAATAGAGGTAGATGAAGAGGATCTCGTTTCAGGAAGGCAGTTTCCTGCTGCTCTGGATGGCTTCAGCTTGGAAGCAATGCTGACAGTATACCAACTCCAGAAAGTTTGCCACAGCAGAGCCTTTCAGCATTGGGAG TTACTTCAGCAAGATGCTTTTGATCTAGAGAACTCAAGCCAAGacaaggaaataatgaaaagaaaaaatccctaTATTCTGAAACGGCAGCTGCATGTGAACAAAGCTAGAAGACCATACATACTCAAGAGAAGTTCATATTACTga